TTTGAAAGGACAGTTACAATGCATATAATACTCCATTTGTATGTTTGACTAGTACACAAACAGTAACAAGCATGAAAGGATCATTCCATTGCCTTTCATTTCTTCTGCTACAGCGCCCTCTAGTGCATTttcaactaaactaaacaaactgcTTGACCCTAGACTTGTATTGTTTCAGGTGTCAGAGTGTTGTTGGTGGATCAATGGATACAAACTGGAGGAACCATGAAAGCTGCGATTGAGCTGGTGGAAAGACAAGGTGCCACTGTAGTGGGTCAGTGTACTGTACAGTAACATTCTCTATTTTAACTATGTCATTTTAgtgaatttaaattttatttttgccatagGTGTCACAGCTGTGGCTATTGAAAAtactgaaggtggaaaatggATTAAGAAAAATTACAAGTTCTCTCACTGTATTCCTGAGGAGCTCCAAAATCAAATCGACAACAATTATCTTAACTCCTTCAAAACTTTTAACTagtgaaaaaagaagaaaagctgTGAGTTTTGTAAACTAATCATACTTTTGtacagaaatattttatttttaacacatattttaagacaaaatgcataaatttaaaacaacactgtcactggctttttttttttaaataacatggGATAAACTTCCCTTTTAAATATTAACCATTTAATATCGAAATGTAATGGGACCTAACGGTATTCTTAAAGCATTGGTGCCTTTAACCTCAGCAGCATTATCCTGTAGTAAACAAAGATCTAATCCATAATACTAGCAGCTCTTCAGTCTTCTTGTCAgtcttaagaaaaaaaaaaagcaatttttaaCACTCGTATACTGTGTAAATGCATGAAGGGTCATTTAAATAGAGAAAAAAGGCCAAGACCACAAAAATGCACAGCTCATGGAAGAATCCAAGGCCAAAGGAAAAAGTGAATTTGAGTCAGACTCCGTTCTGTGTACTCAGAGCTTTTCCTTTCCACAGACACAAATACACTTGTACCATTGAAGCTCCTCCCCCACCGTCACTGACAGCAGCCCGACTGTTTCTTCTTTGACACACTGTAGAGATTACTGGAGTTCCTGGTTATCCCTAAAGGGTTTATGCGACACAGGTTTACACCAATTCAATGTGAGAATTGGACACAGAGAgtaattatataaatacatactgACAACATCTCCAATTTGCCTTGTCCCACTTTTCTCCAGCTCTGCAAGGACGTTCATCTCAAATGCCAAAGATGCCACTCGAAAGAAGAACTCTTTTACATTCTCaccttaaaagaaaaacaaacacggtgttctttttttcaatatttaaaatctTGTCGCGTGATAATCTGATATTGTCCATGCATCTTAGAAAACATTGAGAAAGGCAGATGTTAAAATGGGCTAAAATGTACAGCGTATAGAAGAAACTGGAGGAAAATGCAAACCCTTTGAATTATTGCAGATGTTTATAAAAGTTTTAATTTACTAAAAGGAATCAAATACGTGACAGTAGAGATGTGGTTTGTACATGAAATATTATTTAAACCACTGACTGCATTCAACTAAACATTCAAATGAAAGATTTAAGAAAAGCTGAGAAATGTGTACATTGTAAACACTTACTATGTGAATAAATAGTGCtttaattttacattacattattcttGAAACCTATTTTTCTGACCCACCTGTAAGTGAAGAAACTGCCCAATACTCAGCGCTCATCTCCTGTGCAATTTTAAGGGCATCTTGTTCAATTTGATTGTACTGGGCCGGTGactgtaaagagacagagttTACAATGAGAAAGAAACAATAAAGTGAACCCTACTTGCAGTGCCCATTTAGTGACCCAGTTTTACGAATGCTTTGGGGTTTACGGCCACAGGAAGCAGCACATTCCTGAGGGCTGAGCCAAGACATAAAGGTTTTGTGTTAACTGGCATCAACCCAGAACAGTTCACGTCTGATTCttgtattcatgagtttcaagCTATGGCAAACATCCTCTACTGTCTTAGCGTAGCATTGCATTAGCATTCAGCAcgtcaaatcaaaatattatgtcttttgaataaGGAAAGGTCCTCACAAAGTTATTCAAATCGTTTGTCTGAAATATGCACAGTCCCAGCATGTGCTCCTGTGTAAAGACTTACGCTCAAGTCTTTCTTTGTCCCAACTATGAAGAGCTGGACACTAGTGGGGTCGTTCTCCTTTAAGGCATCTTCTAACCACTGTCTGTGAACACACGGCACAACTGTAAATACTAAAATGTCTTATTCCTTTGTATGTTGTTAATGATGCCCCTTATATCATGATATAAGGGGGAAATatgggataaaaaaaacaaaacacttaccTTGTATGACCCAACGAGGCTACATCAGTCAAGTCAAATACGATTATTACAACTGCAACAAAATCATACATATTCTGTTAAAACTTTAGTTTAAAATTTGCCTAATAATCATTTAGAAACGACAATCATCAAAGTTTTCTCTAATGTAGGTCAACACCTTACTTGGGTATTGAATTTAGTTGCTTTTCATTAACTTAAACACTACAATCAGTAAACTTTCTATTTcttctttcattattattattattattattataaatttcatgtgtaaaatgtaatttgtgTTTCCAAACCCAATCCTTACTTTGGGCACCTCTGTAATACGTAGAAGCAATGCACTTGAACCTCTCTTGACCTGCAGTGTCCCATCTGTGAGGTAAAATGCCAACTCAGGACACTCTGAATGTAATTATTCAATAATTTGATCAAATTAAGTGTTTTACTCACAGCTGTAGGCTAAATGGGACACCCAGCACCTCGAACCGCTCCATCTCAAAGTCAACACCGATTGTTGCTTTATAGTTCTTGTCAAAAGTATCCTTACAAAatctacataaaaaacaaaaaacacaggttaaaataaatgcagctgGTTTAACTTAcgtaaataaaagataaattatGCTGCCTTTAAAGGTTTAAAAGGGGATAAAAAGCCTGCATgactaaaatgttaaattaaaataCTTTACAACTTGAGCCAAACTTACTGTACAGTTATTGCTTCACAAACTTACCTATTAATCAGACAAGTTTTACCCACAGCGAGATCCCCCACAACGATGACCTTTGAGATTTTAAATCTgctgagaggaagaagaaaggacAAAATACACATAATGTAAGCACATGGTTGATGAAACCGTCTAAAATTAACTCATGTTTTTAACTAAGAGTGCGTACTTAAGGTTTTTGAATTATAACAGAAATCAATGCCAAATTATAGACTAAAAATAAGTTAGTTTGATGATACATTGGAGTTAGCTATGATATTTACTGACTGTGTTCTTGCTTGCAGTAGTTTATACCAGTTTGCTCTTTAAAATAGTAATAGCTTAGTTGTAACATACGCTTAAAGTAGGCCATATACAGTCTTTACATACAGTTTACATTTAAGACCTTAGAGATCCTCACTCACCCCACAGTACCAGTGCGTTGTTCCTGACAGGCTGTTTTAACTTTGTTGTCGAATTCCTCTTTGGTGTGCAGTGCAGCCTCTTTGATGAAACACTGGCACGAGAACACAAATTGTAAGCTCTGGCACAAGTCCACAGACATGAGGTATTTGTGTTAAAAGGAGCGatacctgtgggagctgggcgATGATACGGTCCCGTCTGATTGGAGGAAGGACACTCATGGCTGatgcacatacagacatacgCTCATGAATGTATCAGACTGtaaaagaggggaggaggttAAACACAACAGAAATAGTTTGTACATTTGACATATTTCATTAGCGTTTAggctgaaatgtaaaaaaaaaaaaaaaaaaaagacaacatgaATTAGTTATCAATTCACAATTTGAGGAAATAATTTTATCACAGGCCACAGTGAGCTGcttccaaataaaaaatacaaatacaagagGAAATCTAATTAgagatttaatttatttatttatttattaaagtacaggaaaatgtgtagaaaaacatttatgtaaaatgcaataacctagtctagtctagtctataATGCCTCGTGTTTAAGGTCTACATGAAGAAAAATCAATGCAAACTAAACAGTTTAAtggcaaactgtggaacatgccaagGCAGGcaaacaataacatatccatggagacgaacagaTGGCCAGAATTAGAAAAAAGTTCCACAGGGCAGCTTTAGACCTCACACAGAGCTGGCTACGATCAGACCAGACAAATACAACTGGTGATTCAAAGTAGCTGTGCAGTGTAATCCCTTTGTTTAAAATCACTAAGGAAGAGACTTTCAGAAACGCGCAACTTTACCAAATGGCGCAACGTGATCAGAGTCTGTCCTAATGTGTTtaaaagacacagacacaatgCAACTTTACAGTAACTTTAAAGGCGCTTTTAAGCCTCGTGCTACAATGAGAGGTGCGTTACTTACCGACGGAATAAACCAGatttctttgtaaaatgttACTCCCAGTTACTTTTCCTTGTAGACTGCCGCGCGGTGC
This Periophthalmus magnuspinnatus isolate fPerMag1 chromosome 13, fPerMag1.2.pri, whole genome shotgun sequence DNA region includes the following protein-coding sequences:
- the rab34a gene encoding ras-related protein Rab-34a isoform X1; its protein translation is MSVCASAMSVLPPIRRDRIIAQLPQCFIKEAALHTKEEFDNKVKTACQEQRTGTVGRFKISKVIVVGDLAVGKTCLINRFCKDTFDKNYKATIGVDFEMERFEVLGVPFSLQLWDTAGQERFKCIASTYYRGAQIVIIVFDLTDVASLGHTRQWLEDALKENDPTSVQLFIVGTKKDLSSPAQYNQIEQDALKIAQEMSAEYWAVSSLTGENVKEFFFRVASLAFEMNVLAELEKSGTRQIGDVVRITRNSSNLYSVSKKKQSGCCQ
- the rab34a gene encoding ras-related protein Rab-34a isoform X2, translated to MSVCASAMSVLPPIRRDRIIAQLPQCFIKEAALHTKEEFDNKVKTACQEQRTGTVGFKISKVIVVGDLAVGKTCLINRFCKDTFDKNYKATIGVDFEMERFEVLGVPFSLQLWDTAGQERFKCIASTYYRGAQIVIIVFDLTDVASLGHTRQWLEDALKENDPTSVQLFIVGTKKDLSSPAQYNQIEQDALKIAQEMSAEYWAVSSLTGENVKEFFFRVASLAFEMNVLAELEKSGTRQIGDVVRITRNSSNLYSVSKKKQSGCCQ